One Epinephelus fuscoguttatus linkage group LG16, E.fuscoguttatus.final_Chr_v1 genomic window, CTCTGTCCACATTCCAGTCACAGACAAACTAGGAGCCAGAGACTCCTCTCCAACCTCGGGCACGGACAGAGACTCGCCGGACCTGGTGCTCAAATCCGAGCCAGACGTCAAAGACGATGACGATGAGGACGagcacaataacaacaaaagtgGCGACGAGATAATCCTGGAGGAGAGCGACACGGAGGAAGCCAAAAAAGACGAGCTGGAGGAGTGGAAGAAGCGGGATGAGGACAAGAAGCCGTGCCGCAAGAAGAAGACGCGCACGGTGTTCTCCCGGAGCCAGGTGTTCCAGCTGGAGTCCACCTTCGACATGAAGCGGTACCTGAGCAGCTCGGAGCGGGCCGGCCTGGCCGCGTCCCTCCACCTGACGGAGACTCAGGTGAAGATCTGGTTCCAGAACAGGAGGAACAAGTGGAAAAGGCAGCTGGCCGCGGAGCTGGAGGCCGCCAACCTGAGCCACGCCGCGGCGCAGAGGATAGTCCGGGTGCCCATCCTCTACCACGAGAACTCGGCCACGGAGAGCGGGGGCGCCGGTGCCAACGTGCCCGTGAGCCAGCCGCTGCTCACCTTCCCGCACCCGGGCGTCTACTACTCGCATCCCATCGTCACATCCGTGCCGCTGCTCAGACCGGTTTGAGAAGAGCTGAGGCTGTGCGGCACGAGCTGTTGTCGATTTTAAAAATCatccgagaaaaaaaaaaaaaacttcatatttttgtacaactgactgaatgaagaaaaaagaaaagagacacaGTGTCAGGCCTCATGGACCTATTTTGGGCAAATATATTGTGTCATTTTCCATAAGGGTGCCGTTTACACGTAATCCGACAGTTCAAcccacattattattattattattattattattattattataattattattatatgtgaTTATCACCTCAGGATGAGTGTCTTTAATTTCTCCCCTGGTTTTTCCACCATGACTATTTCCTGGACACGCCACTGTCACATTTATTTGACTTTGTTTACAGTAATTGGCGGCCTAAAGGCGCGGGCCAGCTTATCACTTCACACacttatttgattttatttacatttccaGAGCTGATATCACGATAATGTGCAATACACAGACGGTTtgctgtgaatgaatgaatgaatctatTCACGCTGGAATATTCATGAGGCTTTGTTgtcatttccctttttttttctttttttttttttaaagcgcTTGACGGGGGACAATCAAGACACTGTCAACTGTAAAATACACATGTAGCtttatgtttagttttagtgaTCCTCACTCTTGGTCCCTCGACATGGACACGTCTTTCAAGCACAAGTGTGAGCTCCCAATGTCTCTGAATctactttgtgtttttgaacAGGAGCGGCAAAAAATATCGACTACACtggtgtaaagaaaaaaaaaaaaagaaatgtaaatgtatatatttaatGAGGCACGGGGAGAGGAGCTGCCACCTCTCCTCTGTACAGTAAAAACAACGTTTTGATATTGTATTGCTGAACCATGTTGTGAAATAAATGGAGAATATTCCTTACATTTTAGGTTATGTTTGTATGACTTCTGTAGAGGATatcagtgatgaagaggagggtaAATGGAGccattatatgtatatatatatatatatattttttcactacaacatttaacattttccaCAGAATTTTGTACCAAAAGATGCAAAAAAGTAGATTAAATTAATTTCTATCCTAATAATAGATACATGTCGtcccctacacacacatacacacacacacacacacacacacacacacacacacttgtagcaTGGGCAGTATGGTTTCTGTAATCATCTTGGTGTTATGCACTTTAAAAACGGTATTTTACATAAAAGTGGTTCGGTCAATTAGATGCGTAATTGCCACCATCTTGCCAAAATTATGGGTAATGTACTCAGAAGAGgacattactccctgagtatAAGCTGCTgtcttttaacatttttttctcgctctctctcacatggtgtgtgtgtgtgtgtgtgtgtgtgtgtgtggtatgttCAGTGAGGTGGAAGGATGTCAGGATCTATGGCAAGTACCTCCACCTCACTGTTCTGGTGTGGAAGCTGGTGATTTATTTGTTAAttcatgattttattttccttttattttataatagcatgtctttaaaaaagatctgaacatgatttcattttttaaaattaccacttttttttaaatcctgaatatcatttttatttttggtttactTCATGAGGAAACGTCTCTCTTTAAAAAGATCACTTGCGATGTCACTTTTATTAAAATGGTGAGGTGGAATACTTATTGTTTTAGGATATAAAAAAATGCAGccttttctcaaaaaaaaaaaaaaaaaatttttttttttttttaaatatctggaCAATAACATTTCACAGTTAAAGCCTATTGGTAGATgcctaaatttaaaaaacaaaagtttgaaaCAAAGGTGTAAAATATAAGAAAAGTGAGAAATAAATGGTTAAACTTACGTACTACACACGGGACCACAGGTGTCACTGGACACTGGATGCGACTAACTTAGCAAACACATGTTGCTGTATGTAGGTTAAGTTAATTAAATAATGCAGTTAAATGTAAAAGGtataaaaagctttaaaaatacGATTAGATAATAGTTCTGCATGTTTTCATGCAAATTAATctgctttaatttttttctcgAATTAAGAAGCCAGCTTTGAGAAATTTGTCCCCAGCTTCTTTGAAGATGGATCGATGGATATTTATAAATGTGCACTAAAAATATCCAGCCCCAATCTATAAccttaaagaaaagaaagtttaACAATAACATTTCGAtattggtgttttgtttttagaggttaGACATCACATACTTAACCTGagccttttattttttaacatttactaggcctaaatatatatttttaaatttaattcgaCTTTTTTCCATCATGCAAAACTGGATGCATGATGTTAAAGTTACAAGGGAGTGATGCAGGAGAAGGGGAGGAGGCTCTGTGGGAGTGAACGCTCCCCTCAGCCTCTGTTGAGTTGGGCACAGAAAATGGCAGTGATCAATAATCAGTAATAAATACTACTAAATAATCACCAGGGtggaatgtttttttaaaatacaaatttaaacTTTTCTTTAAACTCTGGGATCTGCAAATCCACCTCCAGATTACACTCAGGTGACAGAGTCCAGGTGGAGACTTCTGCAGAGAAACTACAACCTGCCTCTGAACAACACGGTTTAATCTCCTCACAGTGCGCAGGAGACAAACTGTGACAGCTTAAAGACAGTTTTAAGAGTTTGTGCACAATATGGCACTCAGCCTGGcataaagaaaatagtttaaATGCAAAATATGAGACACGTGTTCCTCAGAACAACCTTTACCTCAAAGGTCATATTCTGTTTTCATCTGTAGACCCACACAGTTATTGGAAATGAATCAGTCAGCTATAAACTCTATATGATGACCTCATCAAGAGACAAAGGGTTCATTCAAATATCGTCACATCACCCAAGTATTGACGTGCACCTACCACGCACGCTCAACGCGGCCCCATTACCGCAAATTAATAGATTGCTATGGCATTATTCCTCTGGCACGTATCGATCCGCAAACGTCTGCATCACATTGCGTCAAGTAAGAGCAACGTTCACGCGCCGCTTCGGCTCGGCGTGTGACCTTGATTTGCGCGCATAAATTGAAAAAATTACCACTCGATAATTTCCATTTGTGCGACATCTTTATGTAAAGGAGTAAAAGGGGAGCGGGGCCGAAATCAGATAAAGTACATTTGCAGGAACGAGGGCAAACGGACGTGACCGGGGACTGCGCTCAGTGTATTACATTAAAATGGAGAGCTGAATGAGGTAATTTTAAGCACTATCATAGGTTTTAGTGCCAGTTTGGATACACACAAGTGGCCCGACCACCTTGCTTAACGGTAGCCTCCTGTCTGCTCACATGTGTGTTGGACTGGTAAAGTTTGGATTTAGAAGGATTGAAACATTTATTTGGAGAACCAGAAACCTAGAGAAGCATGGAGGGAGGTTCTCTGGGGTCCTTGAGGGGTTGGCAGAGGGTTCCCTGAGACAGAGATCATGTGAAGCAATGAAAGAGTTACATGGGCACGATTTTATGATATCCAGGGTGTGTGCAGCTTGAAGAGGACAATCACGATTATGGTATTTTATAACTGGAACATGAAAAAAGTAGAGAAATACTGATGGACATTTGTGTTAAAGGTTCCAAAAATGCGCACTGGGAAAGATCATATTTTAAATGAAgattttgagaaagtttttttaatcattttattttaaattaaagtcTTCAACCATTTGGCACAACTCATATCCAACCACCAACATGCTCCAAAGATGGGCCAAAAGTGAACGTGCGCGAAAAGTTCACCTCAAAAGCTCCTCTCACGTCGTGCGTCAACAAACGCGTCCTGCTACAGATATAACCCACTGGTGTATTTCCACAACCAGAGGCCAAACAGAAGTGATCTGACGCGTCAGAGCTGAACAACTCTTTTTGACACTTCTCGAAAAAGGCAAGTCTTGTTTTAAACCCATCCCATTTGCTTTGCTGATTGAATGCGAGCATCAGATTTTCATCAAAGTTCTATTAAGTGAAACATAGGTTGCGGGGCACCGTCTGATTGGAACAGTTTaaattttaattgtgtttttaatttgacaTATAGTTGCTGTGAAGAATGACACTGAAACGCCGAGGGGCGGTCGATTTTCTTAATTTCTCCCCGAGGAATTGATGAGTCTATCAGGGCAGTAGATTGGAAAGCCATTAAAACTCAATGGTTAGGTTGTTAATTGGAACTTGATGGATAGGAGCCCGTGGATAGGCTGTACTGATCCAATCTTCCTGACTTTGTGTTTTCCAATAAATTACCCAGTTCATTTCCACACTCAGATTACATAAATTGTACACCTCCAGGGCTCGGGCGCTCTGCTTGCGTTtacaactctctctctctctttctctgcacacacacaccctctttctctcctccacacacacacatacacagatgtgCGCGCACGGACGCACACAAACGCCTCCTGAAAAAAGAGCAGGCCCCGCTTTCTTGAATGAAAATCGAAACGTAATCAACGTTTATACTTAGAAAATTTATTGATATCATTTTCTCTGGTAATTTCCTTATTCTAGAGTTGGACACGCCATATATCATAATACACACGTGTAAAGGGTCTTTGTTTAATATTTATCGAAGCTTGATTCCCAGATCAAAGCGCCTCATAACTTCATCTGTCTTTCTCAGACCTTTCTCTCCTGCTAAAGATCTTGTTCTGTTATTGCGGTAGGGCGGCCATACACCACCTATCATTGTGATAGAGCACGAACTTAGGCCCCGCTCCTCGCTGCTCGCTGCTCGGGCCTCTCTGCACATCTCGGGTACAAATGCAGGAACATGCAGCAAGGACGCATGAACATTTCCATACTAATAATAACACACAGCTCGGGCCTGCAAACGCCAACTCTGACATAAAAACCAGCGTGTAATTCATTGTGTGCGTCACAATAGCCGCCTGTTATGTCCACTATCTCTGTGATGAACTAATCTCACTTTGCAAAAGTCGTCTGAAAGTGATGAAGGCGGCCCCACTGACAAAGGTCTTTGTTTGAAAAGAGCGGCATATAAAATAAACCCATTTAACTGTCATTGCAGATTTCACGCCTTATGTGTAACCACCATAAATCCAGCATCCGCCCCTGACTGCCCTCATATATTTgccccccttcagtaaagcctCCCCTGCGTAAGCGTTTTGTTAAGATCGTTTAGCAGCTGCTGGCCCCGCTGCCAGTTGACGATATTTACGCGCGGATCCAGATGCTTCTGTCTGGCTgctatgatgatgatgatgacggcAGAATCTGCtgtcaacatcatcatcagcagcagcagtagcgtCCATAGTCGTCGTCGTCGTCTTCTCCTCTGTTTCCAGCCGGTCTTTAACAGCGAATGCCGGTTGTGTGGCTACCGGGAAGGGCGCTGACATGATGATTAAAGCTGACCATTTGTAATGTGTCTGGGGCTCCCTTACAAAGCAGTAAAAGAGGGATAATGTGCCCGAACCGCCAGCTCAAGCCCCGCAGCTGTCCCGCAGCCAGacacaaccacagacacacacacacacacacacacacacacacacacacacacacacacacacagatacagcatgggtggtggaggtgggaggagggcggtggtggtggtggtggtgggaagcgcgcccccctcctctccctcacacaccacacacacacacacacacacacacacaaacgcgtGCGCGCACGCAGCCCCCACCGCCTCCAATCAATTAGTCAATCAATTAGCCGGCCTCCACTCCACGCGCGGTCATCACGAGGCAGATTAGCTCAGTAATGATCAAATTAATTCTTAATCGCAGATAATGGACGCGGAATGAGTTTATTATTTTCAGGAAAAATGAGTTGGGCCTCTGTATTAGTTCCGAGGCTGCGTTACCGTCACCCCGGCTCATTTAACATATATGGgatcaaagaaagaaaatgttttacatGAGGTCATATTTAAGCCACGTGGAGGAAAGATGTTTAaacttatattttttttaaaagatatgaCATGTGGAAATttagtgtattttttaaattcataacCAGATTTGTATTTTCTCAATATCCTGtactttttaataataataataataataataataattaaaaaactaAAGGTTGCAGCTGATAAGGAGTAAACATCACAAGTGTTTTAAGTGCACCTGAGTGCAGAACTGAGCACTGCACGTCTTCCTCGACTCCCCTCGCTCTCCTCATCCCGTCTCCAAACCTTGACAGGAGTTTGAAATTTCCGGGCTTATGTTGGAGGCTGCGATTGGCCCAGGAGGAGCTTACCTACATGCAAATGAAGCAACGCAACCTTGCTGCCTCTGATCCAGAGCGTGAGGAGGAGGACCAGGAATACACTCATGTTCCCCGAGCTCTAGAAAAAACACCTTCAACTCCTTCAATGTTAAAACTCCACAATTAAACCGACTACAGGGGGggaaggaaagacagaaagaaagaaaaaaagaaagaagaagacaaaagcCGCTTTCGTAATTTTTACGCACCAATCGTGTAGAAACCAATAACGGAATACAAGGGGACAGTCAGATTCAGGCAATACTTCAATACTGTTATGAAGCGAGAATGAGTAGCGCAGAAGACAGCGGGAGCAAGTGCTCGTCGGGCCCGATTTCCAGCTTTACCATCCAGTCGATTCTAGGCACGCAGTCTGATGCGCCGCGCTCCGGGAACAAGGAGCTCTCCAAGgggccgccgccgccgccgcggAGGCGCTCGCTGTCGGTGTCCTCCGAGGAGGAGTGCAGCGGTGGGGAGGACTCTGCAGACTGCTTCTGCTCCGACACGGGTCACAGCGAGCCATGCACCCAGCACCAAGCCCATAACTTCTGTTTAGGTGAGgaatatttatcattattattagaattattACAGAAAAGGaagcaaaatattttaaataattatcATGTCACAcatatttagtttttatattatttatttactattaAAACGGGCCTGTTTAGTtcctcagtttatttatttatttagaaataagCAGGCctcctgttttctgtttttgtttgcactTGAGCTCACATTTCATTAGCTCGTGTTTGTGACAGTCACACTCACACGCAGCTCATCCACTTCCACTTGTTTGTTGTGTGCTGACTATCACGCAGCAGCGGGAAGAGTGGAAGGTCGAATAATTAGccctctgtctttcctctcATTTCAAATTTAATTGAGCCCGCTAATTGACGAAACATGTTTCTAAAATGGCTGCACTACACGTCGTCAATTGAGCGTTAAATAGAGCGGGATTTTATTAATAGCCGACTGTGCACGGTGCGTACTCAGGctgaattgtttatttaaaaagtcaCCGGCTTTCAGCAGTCGATTTAGGAAGTCAGAGTTCACACTTGACGAACTCTCAAACTGAGTAtgtagaggaaaaaaatgtgaaattattttttcagaacaaaaaaaaaaaaaaagcttgcaaCATAGAGTCGGTTGTGAtattcaccacctcctcctcctcctcctcctcctcctccttctccttcttctcctcctgccCGCGCTCAGGTCCCCCTAAAGGACTGCTGTCTGGGAGTGACGGGCTGCCGCGGCGGCCGCACCTGCCACAGCCTCTGCTGCAGGATTAcaaggaggagcaggagagacCGTGCCATCAAATGTCACCCCTGTCggaggagagacagacggaCGGTGCGGACAAGCAGGGCAACTCAGCCAAGAAGAAGACGCGCACGGTTTTCTCCCGGAGTCAGGTGTACCAGCTGGAGTCCACCTTCGACATGAAGCGGTACCTGAGCAGCTCGGAGCGGGCCTGCTTAGCCTCCAGCCTGCAGCTGACGGAGACTCAGGTCAAGACGTGGTTTCAGAACAGGAGGAACAAATGGAAACGGCAGCTATCAGCTGAACTGGAGGCGGCCAACATGGCCCACGCCTCCGCACAGACACTAGTGGGGATGCCGCTGGTTTTCAGAGATAACTCCTTACTGCGTGTTCCGGTTCCCCGCTCTATCGCCTTTCCGACGCCCCTGTATTACCCGGGGAGCAACCTGCCAGGGTTACCTTTATACAACCTGTACAACAAGATTGAGTACTGACTCTGCTGTATGTTCACCACTGCAGTCCacgtaaaaaaacaaaacaaaacacgcaTTACAAAACATTCTTATAAGTGTCTCCACATAACCCTGTATATTAATTGTATCACTTTATTTGTTGAGGAAATTCTTATTATGCAGAAACTGTACGTCTCACAAGAAAGCAATCCAGCTTCccttaaaatgtataaaatacaCCATGTGTATAATTAATTACAAtaatttttgtacttttattttcctcctttCACTGATAAAACAATGGGAGTTTAACAGTCATATCAGTttcaagaagaaaaaaggaTCCCACCATTTAAAAAAGAAGCTTTTACACTGTTTTTATTCATAATTGGTTCGTCACATATTTTGCAAAgcatcagtcatttttatttcaccTGACAGGAAATTATTCCAtttaaggaagaaaaaaaaatatcattgtTTCTATTGTAATTTAGACCTTCAATAAATAACCTTCTCATTCAATAAATTTTCTATTTCAGTGAAAAATTggggtttgtttggtttttatttttatggacCGCTTTTTGTGCACTTACATTTGTAAACTTCACTGTTGACACAGTTAGATTTTCACACGCAGGAGGCAAACAGTGTAAGCCACTGTAAACAAGGCTAATGTCAAATTCTACTTAGCTGTGTTGACACTTCTTGTCCCGTGAAGAGCATGCAAGCAGTAAACAAGCTCTGCTGTCATAAGTGTGATCGTTTCTTTATGATAAAGGCTTGGGAAATAATCAGAAATTGAAGAGGAATTTTTGATGTaaagctgctggagaaatgTTTTAGAGCGAGTTTAAGCTGAGAGCACCTGTGCCTTAACTGTGACTAAAGTGAGGAGGAAAACCTGGAACATACATGACATCACTGTTGCTTTTGGCCTACATAAACCTCCTATTATTACATGAAATATTAAGTTGAGAGTGTTTGACAGGTGCATTTTAATTGTATCTGTACAGGGATGTAGTGTGAGATGTGTCCCTCTGTAAGGCTCACATTACATATTTGTTTAATTCCTACAAATCAGCCTACAAGCAGAATAAAATGTCAAGCTGTGTCTGAAACTGCAGATGCTTTCATGACAGtattttcagattaatttcaaaTGTATAAACACTCTGCTGTAAATCAAGAGGTGCATGACCTGAGCAAGCTGCCTTGTAAAAGTAGAGGTAACTAAGAAGTAGATAAAGCAGATTGCAGGGTGGAGAAGAGACGCATGCCATCCCGAGCCAATCGCGCCTCTGGGCCGGATCTTCTCTCATTTAAAGTCTGCCTCCCGTGACTCACTCTAGCATCAGGCCTCCAAAAGGGGAAACATAATAAAGAGGCATATTGTCAAAGTTCAAGACTCTTGGCGTCATTAATCGAAGCTCTTTTCTCCATCTGCGCGATGAATTACTGTATCAGTTACACTTTGAACGCCATGTACGGTGTGTCTTGTTAATTCAGAGGCTAGTTTAGGTTTTCGAGAGGTCCAGCTCACGTTGTCAGAGCTCAATTTACGATTTCATAACAATTCGATAGATGCAAAGCACGAGCCTGAAGAgaatcactcactcacacaagcacacacaaatgCCCATGGTTGATGAGGAGCGATAAAACCATGTCATTTGCCAGCTTTTCTTGGGTGTCACATCATGTACAAGggacccccccccacccccaccaccaccaccaccaccaccaccagcagcagcagcagcagcagccagccaACCCCTTCTACCCATCCCACCAATCTCTCCCTGTGTGCTAATGGCTACATTACCTAGCAGAATCATGACTAGCCAGGCTCTGCTGCCCTGCAGATTATGCCTGACCCAATTTCTGCAACAGCCGCCCTGTGTTTCTGGGAAAATGGATAGCGTTAGACAACAGCAGTGATTTATGGGTAACTCCAGCACCAGCGGAGAGGTGAGGTGCA contains:
- the hmx3a gene encoding homeobox protein HMX3, producing the protein MPETTQETCASAKDSPFFIKNLLNCDSKPTKPKPVLAATKAALEGGFSLSQVGDFNFPRFDLPAQRFSLPAHYLERTSAWWYPYTLSSSAHLHRAQVTDKLGARDSSPTSGTDRDSPDLVLKSEPDVKDDDDEDEHNNNKSGDEIILEESDTEEAKKDELEEWKKRDEDKKPCRKKKTRTVFSRSQVFQLESTFDMKRYLSSSERAGLAASLHLTETQVKIWFQNRRNKWKRQLAAELEAANLSHAAAQRIVRVPILYHENSATESGGAGANVPVSQPLLTFPHPGVYYSHPIVTSVPLLRPV
- the hmx2 gene encoding homeobox protein HMX2; translation: MSSAEDSGSKCSSGPISSFTIQSILGTQSDAPRSGNKELSKGPPPPPRRRSLSVSSEEECSGGEDSADCFCSDTGHSEPCTQHQAHNFCLGPPKGLLSGSDGLPRRPHLPQPLLQDYKEEQERPCHQMSPLSEERQTDGADKQGNSAKKKTRTVFSRSQVYQLESTFDMKRYLSSSERACLASSLQLTETQVKTWFQNRRNKWKRQLSAELEAANMAHASAQTLVGMPLVFRDNSLLRVPVPRSIAFPTPLYYPGSNLPGLPLYNLYNKIEY